The Nicotiana tabacum cultivar K326 chromosome 14, ASM71507v2, whole genome shotgun sequence genome contains a region encoding:
- the LOC107773761 gene encoding uncharacterized protein LOC107773761 encodes MEKAFTSFLSTLLLLHYVMATSAKTHTNITTDQLILLSLKSQIISDPSHFLDESWSRATPVCHWVGVTCGSRHHRVRSLNLSNKALTGRIPQDFGNLTFLVSLDLGRNNFFGKLPQEMAHLRRLKLLNLSFNNFKAEIPSWFGFLHRLQVLSLRNNSFTGSIPSTVSNISKLETLDLTYNSLEGQIPKEIGNLENISFLSLAGNKLIGYIPTSISNASMLEMLRLSRNFLQGNIPEWIGNLHNLNHLAIEHNQLAGSIPFSIFNISKLEVIAFTNNSLSGSLPTGLCNRLPLLKELHLSLNKLRGHMPTSLSNCSELQDLSLSVNQFDGPIHSEIGSLRNLQFLYLGFNHFTGIIPQEIGNLVNLAELDIYKNHITDSVPISIFNISSLQYFSLGKNHLKGSLPREIGNLTKLKVIDLSQNMFSGEIPKEISNLIELEELYLGYNSLSGSLQTTIFNISRLRMVHLSAINLLGTLPSNIGSILPNIEHLFLNGLTNLVGTIPHSISNCSRLTILELSQNKLTGLIPNSLGYLTHLQALNLEGNNLTSDSLLSFLTSLTNCRNLTYLYLDLNPLNGMLPVSTGNLSTTLTKFYAANCKIKGRIPNEIGNLSNLLDIDFSGNNLAGLIPTSIGNLRNLQRLFLYDNKLTGFIGDNLCKLPRLGSIYLSQNYLSGSLPNCLGNITSLREILLGSNKLRSNIPASLWNLKDLKVLDLSSNNMGGFLPPQIGNLKAASQMDLSMNQFSNGIPKEIGGLQDLERLSLRHNKLQGSIPDSMGNMVSLEFLDLSQNNISGTIPKSFEKLQYLEYFNVSVNKLYGEIPSGGPFKNLSSQFFLFNEALCGSLRFSVSSCPTSSKHRSNRKRMLVLFLLLVFVPITFVLVWIRYRRGKRAPQQADSLSVVTRERISYFELLQATDALSESNLIGSGSFGSVYKGILRSGTAIAVKVFNLQLEAAFKSFDTECEVLRNLRHRNLMKVITSCSNLDFKALVLEYMPNGSLDKWLYSHNYFLDIMQRLNIMIDTACALEYLHHGCSLPVIHCDLKPSNVLLDENMVAHLSDFGISKLLGDDESDLYTKTLATLGYIAPEYGLDGLVSTKCDVYSYGIMLMETFTRRKPNDEMFEGDLSLKQWVSYSLQEAIVDVVDANLVTPQDNHLNKNLDCVASIMKVALDCCVESPARRIDIKDVVGMLKKIKIQLLAC; translated from the exons ATGGAGAAAGCATTCACCTCTTTTCTCTCAACACTGTTGTTGCTTCACTATGTTATGGCTACTTCAGCCAAGACTCATACCAACATTACTACTGATCAATTAATTCTTCTTTCTTTGAAATCCCAAATCATTTCAGACCCTTCTCATTTCTTGGATGAGAGTTGGTCGCGAGCTACTCCTGTTTGCCATTGGGTTGGAGTCACTTGTGGTTCCCGCCATCACAGAGTGAGGTCGTTGAATCTTTCTAACAAGGCTCTTACCGGAAGAATTCCACAAGATTTTGGAAACCTCACATTTCTTGTTTCCCTTGACTTGGGAAGAAACAATTTCTTTGGCAAATTGCCTCAAGAAATGGCACATTTGCGTCGACTAAAGTTGCTTAATTTAAGTTTCAACAACTTCAAAGCAGAGATTCCTTCCTGGTTTGGGTTTTTACACCGACTTCAAGTTCTAAGTCTTAGGAATAATAGTTTCACTGGATCCATCCCCTCTACAGTTTCCAATATTTCTAAGTTAGAAACTTTGGATTTGACATACAATTCCTTAGAGGGTCAGATCCCAAAAGAGATTGGAAATCTTGAAAACATAAGTTTTTTAAGCTTGGCCGGAAACAAGCTCATAGGTTATATCCCTACGTCTATCTCGAATGCCTCAATGTTGGAGATGTTAAGACTCTCTCGCAATTTCCTTCAAGGAAACATCCCAGAATGGATCGGCAATCTTCACAACTTGAACCATTTGGCAATAGAACATAATCAGCTTGCAGGTTCTATACCTTTCTCAATTTTCAACATTTCCAAACTTGAAGTCATTGCATTCACAAACAATAGCTTATCAGGAAGTCTTCCCACTGGTTTATGCAATCGTCTTCCATTACTCAAAGAGCTTCATTTATCTTTGAACAAGCTTCGTGGTCATATGCCTACAAGCTTGTCAAATTGCTCAGAGCTTCAAGACTTGTCTCTATCAGTTAATCAGTTTGACGGACCAATACATAGTGAAATTGGAAGTTTACGTAACTTGCAGTTCTTGTATCTCGGATTTAACCATTTCACAG GGATAATTCCACAAGAAATTGGAAATCTTGTTAATTTGGCGGAGTTAGACATATACAAAAACCATATTACTGACTCTGTCCCGATCTCCATATTCAATATCTCCTCGTTGCAATACTTTTCACTAGGGAAGAACCATCTCAAGGGATCCTTACCACGGGAGATTGGCAACTTAACCAAGCTGAAGGTTATAGATCTTAGTCAAAATATGTTTTCTG GTGAAATACCGAAAGAGATAAGCAATCTCATTGAGTTGGAGGAGTTATATCTAGGGTATAACAGTCTTAGTGGCTCACTTCAAACAACGATCTTCAATATTTCAAGGTTGAGAATGGTTCATCTTTCAGCCATCAATCTATTGGGAACTCTGCCATCGAACATAGGTTCAATTTTACCTAACATAGAACATCTTTTTCTGAATGGCTTGACCAATCTTGTCGGGACTATACCTCATTCTATTTCCAATTGTTCAAGACTTACAATTCTAGAGCTTTCTCAAAATAAACTCACAGGCTTGATTCCCAATTCTCTTGGATATTTGACTCATCTACAAGCCCTAAACTTGGAGGGAAACAATTTAACGAGCGACTCATTATTAAGCTTCCTGACTTCCTTAACCAATTGCAGAAATTTAACATATCTTTATCTAGATTTGAACCCCCTAAATGGTATGCTTCCAGTCTCTACAGGGAACCTTTCCACTACTCTTACAAAGTTTTATGCCGCTAATTGCAAAATCAAAGGGCGGATTCCAAATGAAATTGGGAACCTAAGCAACTTATTAGACATTGATTTTTCTGGAAACAACTTGGCTGGATTGATTCCCACATCAATTGGCAACTTGAGAAACCTTCAACGCTTGTTCTTGTATGATAACAAACTTACAGGATTTATTGGTGATAATCTTTGTAAATTGCCGCGCTTGGGTAGCATATACTTGAGTCAAAATTACCTTTCAGGATCTCTTCCTAATTGTTTAGGGAACATCACTTCCCTTAGGGAGATACTTCTTGGTTCCAATAAATTGAGATCCAATATACCAGCAAGCTTATGGAATCTTAAAGATCTAAAGGTTCTTGACTTATCGTCAAACAACATGGGCGGCTTTTTACCTCCACAAATTGGAAATCTAAAGGCTGCTTCACAAATGGATTTGTCAATGAATCAGTTTTCAAATGGCATTCCTAAAGAAATTGGAGGATTGCAAGATCTGGAGCGACTTTCTTTGAGACACAACAAATTGCAAGGATCTATACCTGACTCAATGGGAAATATGGTAAGTTTGGAGTTCTTGGACCTTTCTCAAAATAATATATCAGGAACAATTCCCAAGTCTTTTGAGAAACTACAATACCTAGAGTATTTCAATGTTTCCGTCAACAAATTGTATGGTGAAATACCCTCTGGGGGTCCTTTCAAGAACCTCTCAAGTCAATTTTTTCTCTTCAACGAAGCATTATGTGGTTCTCTAAGATTTAGTGTCTCATCGTGCCCCACTTCTTCAAAGCATAGATCAAATAGGAAAAGAATGCTAGTTCTATTTCTTCTACTGGTATTTGTTCCTATCACCTTTGTGCTTGTATGGATAAGGTATAGAAGAGGTAAAAGAGCTCCTCAACAAGCTGATTCATTGTCTGTTGTAACAAGAGAAAGAATTTCATATTTTGAACTGCTCCAAGCAACTGATGCACTAAGCGAGAGTAATCTGATTGGTTCTGGAAGTTTTGGCTCTGTCTACAAAGGCATACTCAGAAGTGGGACTGCTATTGCAGTTAAAGTGTTCAATTTGCAATTGGAAGCGGCATTCAAGAGTTTTGATACAGAATGTGAAGTTTTGCGCAACCTACGCCATAGGAATCTCATGAAAGTCATCACTAGTTGTTCCAACCTTGATTTTAAGGCTTTAGTACTCGAGTACATGCCCAATGGAAGCCTCGATAAGTGGTTGTATTCACACAACTACTTCTTAGACATCATGCAGAGACTGAACATAATGATAGACACGGCATGTGCATTGGAATATCTCCACCATGGGTGCTCATTGCCTGTGATTCACTGTGATTTGAAGCCTAGTAATGTCTTGCTGGATGAGAATATGGTAGCCCACCTTAGCGACTTTGGTATTTCAAAACTGCTTGGTGATGATGAGAGTGATTTATACACTAAAACCTTAGCAACATTGGGTTATATTGCACCAG AGTATGGACTAGATGGACTGGTGTCCACAAAATGTGATGTCTATAGTTACGGGATCATGTTGATGGAAACGTTTACAAGGAGAAAGCCTAATGACGAAATGTTCGAGGGGGATCTTAGCTTGAAGCAATGGGTGAGTTATTCACTCCAAGAGGCAATAGTGGATGTTGTAGATGCCAACTTAGTAACACCACAGGATAATCACTTAAACAAGAATCTAGATTGTGTGGCATCGATCATGAAAGTGGCACTAGATTGCTGTGTTGAATCTCCTGCAAGAAGGATCGACATAAAAGATGTCGTAGGGATGCTAAAGAagatcaagattcaacttcttgcATGTTGA